A single region of the Gasterosteus aculeatus chromosome 1, fGasAcu3.hap1.1, whole genome shotgun sequence genome encodes:
- the unc80 gene encoding protein unc-80 homolog isoform X22, which produces MVKRKSLDDNEPECGKGIPFPIQTFLWRQTSAFLRPKLGKQYEASCVSFERVLVENKLHGLSPALSEAIQSISRWELVQAALPHVLHCTSILLSNRNRLGHQDKLGVAETKLLHTLHWMLLDAAQECNHEPSLSHGWSGGSSSSAFLQPVGNQGSSPGAPGSGSGSALGGSGPQHGGSLPEEDEHARTKLFHKSMATVELFVFLFAPLIHRIKESDLTFRLASGLVIWQPMWEHRQPDIPAFTALIKPVRNIVTAKRNSPVNNQCSPCGSGNPGPMGFQVVCEAAQSDSSSPAAGERSCRRGNSVEKGGPSQQPPAVKGPSKKKTSAPAGLLTSMAQRARYATYFDVAVLRCLLQPHWTEEGVHWALMFYLQRLRQILEERPERTSEPSVTPLPRPRSSSMVAATPSLVNTHKTQDMTLKCNEEGKSLSTETFTKVSLTSLRRQAVPDLSSDLGMSIFKKFKNRRDDRERKGSIPYHHAGKKRQRRMGVPFLLHEDHLDVSPTRSTFSFGSFSGLGDDRRALDRGGWQATIMGKFTRRGSTDTAADADSLSAKHSHSHHSLLRDMPDHSNSHSDNTVREVRSQISTITMAAFNTTVASFNVGYADFFTEHMKKLCNPVTVPEMPVEPLACANLPRSFTDSCINYSCLEEGENIEGTNNFVQKNGMLDLTAVLRALYAVLSHDISSRICDVALNIIDCLLQLSVVPDMGKKLCKPDNKENQEARAKDTAGQGLGAGAQGGGSLPGAGGGGDGGGGGGGGGGGGGGGGSGGGSGQGSKDDVKNNKDYDKKEEGSGFSTHRLALTMLIKIVKSLGCAYGCGEGHRGLSGDRLRMQAQNCLTSLYKLDKVQFRQTMREYVNKDSLNNIVDFLHALLGFCMEPITDNKAGFGNNFTTGDNKSVAQNMEAVVVGCMFKSLITRCASTTHELHSPENLGLYCDIRQLVQFIKEAHGNVFRRVALSALLDSAEKVTTTKKPEEKEEAKQPGPRRSEAGVSGEKGQVSSAADECRSYISSRPPQTPEHDEQIPGALLGRKDFWRKMFKSQSAASDTSSQSEQDTSECTTAHSGTTTDRRSRSRSRRISLRKKLKLPIGNWLKRSSLSGLTDGVEDLLDISSVDRLSFIRQSSKVKFTSAVKLLEGGAVGPEFARDEEENFFKRLGPHGFQERLAASQEAMKNKNVVNLGAIRQGMKRFQFLLNCCEPGTIPDASILAAALDLEAPVVARASLFLECARFVHRCNRGNWPEWMKGHHVNITKRGLSRGRSPVVGNKRNQKLQWNAAKHFCQWGDAIGTRLSELCHSDSESPANILGYIFDEETKRRMRKEDEEEDYLDDNTVNPTKCGCPFALKMAACQLLLEITTFLRETFPCLPRPRTEPLVDLESCRLRLDPDLGRQRYERKISFAGILDDEDGHDSLNSSSHTLKSDTVCDEKKQSEVQAPSRKIRIGGSRLLQIKGARSFRIKKGGSLSSIRRAGSLKSTKIPRQDSGSENDEGLLSQTHSRDTVTDIGSPFSTSEPSIEPEGQGSGGAEDNYHRNMSWLHIMILLCNQQSFICTHVDFCHPRCYQHHSRSCARLVRAIKLVYGETVDSLREESASSGFIGARAKKSKECSDKSCLRTPSMKRRPTDSNTEGKKDTGMLKYIRNQVMSLSPAPLSLLIKAAPILTDDMYGDIQPAAWELLLSVDEHMAAAAAAMFLLCAVKVPDAVTEMMMAEFQHQEACQRINSVLKFYTLWRFRYQVWPRMEEGAQQIFKIPPPSINFTLPSPILGMPCVPIFDPPWVPQNTGSVRDPINEDQSKSFSARAVSRSHQRAEHILKNLQQEEEKRRLGREASIITAIPVAQEACYEPTCSPPPEQEEEAEEVVNLASRRLSVSPSCASSNSHRNYSFRRGSVWSVRSLASAEDEENTTEHTPTHHMLQPPQAVFPACICAAVLPIVHLMEDGEVREDGVAVSAVAQQILWNCLIEDPALVLRHFLEKLTVSNRQDELMFMLRKLLLNIGDLPAQTSHILFNYLVGLIMYFVRTPCEWGMDAISATLTFLWEVVGYVEGLFFKDLKQTMKKEQCEVKLLVTASMPGTKTLVVHGQNECDIPTQLPVHEDTQFEALLKECLEFFNIPEARSAHYFLMDKRWNLIHYSKTYVRDIYPFRRSVSPQLNLVHMLPEKGQELIQKQVFSRKLEEVGRVLFLISLTQNMPAVHKQSHVSLLQEDLLRLPSFPRTAIDAEFSLATEPQGKELFGLDTLHKVLWIKLLEEMFLGMPSEYPWGDEMMLFLNVFNGALLLHPEDSALLRQYTATAINTAVHFNHLFSLSGYQWILPTMLQVYADYESNPLLRRGIEFCCRQFYILHRKPFVLQLFASVAPLLEFTTSTSTGLSKGVSAQCLFDLLISLEGETKDALDALELVKAEKPLRSLDFCYGNEDLAFSVSDSIKLCVTVAAYAPESFRSLQMLMVLEALVPCHLQKLKINTVTMESASAARDEIAAIAALATSLQALLYSSESLTRPMTAPQMSRSDQGHKGGTAANHAMSGGVNTRDNLHLLEEGQGMPREELDERIAREEFRRPRESLLNICTEFYKHCGPRLKILQNVAGEPRVTALELLDIKSHMRLAEIAHALLKLAPYDTLTMESRGLRRYIMEMLPITDWSSEAVRPALILILKRLDRMFNKIHKMPTLRRQVEWEAASSLIEGICLTLQRQPIISFLPHLRSLINVCVNLVMGVVGPSSVADGLPLLHLSPYLSPPLPFSTAVVRLVALQIQALKEDFPLSHVISPFTNQERREGMLLNLLIPFVLTVGSGSKDSPHLEQPEIFLLLQTVINILLPPRIISTSRTKNFMLDASPAHCSTPGDTGKDLRREGLAESTSQAAYLALKVVLVCFERSLGNQWYRLSLQVKEMALRKVGGLAFWDFIDFIVRTRIPIFVLLRPFIQCKLLTQPADSQEEITARHHIADQLERRFIPRPLCKSSLFAEFNNELKILKEAVHSGSAYQGKTSISTVGTSTSAYRLSLATMSRSNTGTGTVWEQESQPSRQPSQDTLSRTDEDDEENDSMSIPSVVSEHEAFLPRMMAQRRFSSHATGSVASQPEVPRATMLPSHSEPNVLDESQGLLQEGNLSRVASVQSEPGPQNLLLQPPLGRKRGLRQLRRPLLSIPKNEPRGRSGARISTTRRGIQPKNKPLAHADQKRSVTFTENQGQGTGGTTEPAAEARKASPALSKSPTLEAASVSSATVTADLHGPAETQVAPAVSSKERREQWGLRSSLSPPHSISRPSTPTHPSRTCSPLPLSRTCSPLALSRTSSPLPPPLPVLGTAPAPGPPPPPPLPPAPLLPPPPPGAPRIRESPGDEDTAALLPRGDTLLQLSEDGGTENPLLRPLLSHPSPRRRPLPFSPVDLDLDESHV; this is translated from the exons GACCTGACCTTTCGATTGGCCAGCGGCCTGGTGATATGGCAGCCGATGTGGGAGCACCGGCAGCCCGACATCCCCGCCTTCACCGCGCTCATCAAACCAGTCAGAAACATTGTAACAG CAAAGAGGAACTCCCCCGTCAACAACCAGTGCAGCCCCTGTGGATCCGGCAACCCGGGTCCCATG GGATTCCAGGTGGTTTGCGAAGCCGCCCAATCGGATTCCTCCTCCCCCGCAGCTGGAGAGAGGAGCTGTCGTCGTGGTAACTCGGTCGAGAAAGGTGGCCCTTCCCAACAACCCCCAGCAGTGAAAGGTCCTTCCAAGAAAAA GACATCAGCGCCCGCCGGCCTGCTGACCTCCATGGCCCAACGAGCACGCTACGCAACGTACTTCGATGTGGCGGTGCTGCGCTGCCTGCTGCAGCCGCACTGGACAGAGGAGGGCGTGCACTGGGCCCTGATGTTCTACCTGCAGCGCCTGAGGCAGATCCTGGAGGAGAGACCCGAGCGCACCTCCGAACCCTCGGTGACGCCTCTGCCGCGTCCCCGCAGCAGCTCCATGGTGGCGGCTACGCCGTCACTGGTCAACACCCACAAGACTCAG GACATGACTCTGAAATGCAACGAAGAGGGGAAGTCTCTGAGCACAGAGACGTTTACGAAGGTCTCTCTGACCAGCCTCCGTCGTCAGGCCGTCCCTGACCTCTCCTCCGACCTGGGCATGAGCATTTTCAAGAAG TTTAAGAACCGGCGTGACGACCGCGAGCGAAAGGGCTCCATCCCGTACCATCACGCGGGGAAGAAGCGCCAGCGGCGTATGGGCGTTCCCTTCCTGCTCCACGAGGACCACCTGGACGTCTCGCCCACCCGCAGCACCTTCTCCTTCGGTAGCTTCTCGGGCCTCGGGGATGACCGACGGGCTCTGGACCGCGGGGGCTGGCAGGCCACCATCATGG GCAAGTTCACACGGAGGGGCAGCACGGACACTGCTGCAGACGCCGATAGTCTGAGTGCCAAGCACTCTCATTCCCACCACTCTTTGCTCAGAGACATGCCCGACCACTCCAACAGCCACAGCGATAACACCGTCAGAGAGG TGCGATCTCAGATCTCCACCATCACCATGGCTGCATTCAACACCACGGTGGCGTCATTCAACGTCGGCTACGCCGACTTCTTCACGGAGCACATGAAGAAGCTGTGCAACCCCGTCACTGTCCCCGAGATGCCTGTGGAGCCGCTGGCCTGCGCCAACCTGCCACGCAGCTTCACCGACTCCTGCATCAACTACTCCTGtctggaggaaggggagaaCATTGAGGGCACCAACAACTTTGTGCAGAAGAACGGCATGCTGGACCTCACT GCTGTGCTGCGGGCTCTCTACGCCGTCCTCAGCCACGACATCAGCTCCAGGATCTGCGACGTGGCTCTCAATATCATCGACTGCCTGCTGCAGCTGAGCGTGGTGCCCGACATGGGCAAGAAGCTGTGCAAGCCCGACAACAAGGAGAACCAGGAGGCCCGAGCCAAAGACACGGCCGGTCAGGGCCTCGGAGCGGGCGCCCAGGGAGGCGGGTCCCTCCcgggggcgggtggagggggcgatggtggtggtggtggtggaggaggaggaggaggaggaggaggggggggaagtggtGGAGGGAGTGGGCAAGGGAGCAAAGATGATGTGAAAAATAACAAGGATTACGATAAAAAG GAAGAAGGCTCTGGCTTCAGCACCCACCGCCTGGCTCTCACCATGCTGATAAAAATAGTGAAGTCGCTGGGCTGTGCCTATGGCTGTGGCGAGGGACACCGCGGCTTGTCAGGGGATCGCCTCCGGATGCAG GCCCAGAACTGCCTGACCAGCCTTTATAAGCTGGACAAGGTGCAGTTTCGACAGACAATGCGCGAGTACGTCAACAAAGATTCTCTCAATAACATAGTGGACTTCCTGCATGCACTGCTGGGCTTCTGCATGGAGCCCATCACTGACA ACAAGGCAGGCTTCGGTAACAACTTCACCACGGGGGACAACAAGTCCGTGGCCCAGAACATGGAGGCGGTTGTGGTGGGCTGCATGTTCAAGTCTCTCATAACCCGCTGCGCGTCGACCACACACGAGCTGCACAGCCCCGAGAACCTG GGCCTGTACTGTGACATCCGCCAGCTGGTGCAGTTCATTAAGGAGGCCCATGGAAATGTGTTCCGCCGGGTGGCGCTGAGCGCCCTCCTGGACAGCGCCGAGAAGGTCACCACCACCAAGAAAcccgaggagaaggaagaggccAAGCAGCCGGGACCCAGGAG gtcaGAGGCGGGTGTGTCCGGGGAGAAGGGTCAGGTGTCCAGTGCTGCAGATGAGTGTCGCAGCTACATCTCCAGTAGACCCCCCCAGACCCCCGAACA TGACGAGCAGATCCCCGGCGCTCTGCTGGGCAGGAAGGACTTCTGGAGGAAGATGTTCAAGTCGCAGAGCGCCGCCAGCGACACCAGCAGCCAATCCGAGCAGGACACCTCCGAGTGCACCACCGCACACTCCGGCACCACCACGGACCGGCGCTCGCGTTCCAGATCCCGCCGCATCTCGCTTCGCAAGAAACTGAAGCTGCCGATAG GCAACTGGTTGAAGCGTTCTTCCCTTTCTGGACTGACCGACGGTGTTGAGGACCTGCTGGACATCAGCTCGGTGGATCGTCTCTCCTTCATACGTCAgagttcaaag GTGAAGTTCACCAGCGCGGTGAAGCTGCTGGAGGGCGGCGCGGTGGGGCCGGAGTTCGccagggacgaggaggagaattTCTTCAAGCGGCTCG GACCTCACGGCTTTCAAGAGCGTCTGGCGGCCAGCCAGGAGGCCATGAAGAACAAGAACGTAGTGAATCTGGGCGCCATTCGACAGGGCATGAAGCGCTTCCAGTTCCTGCTGAACTGCTGCGAGCCGGGGACCATACCGGACGCCTCCATCCTCGCCGCTGCTCTGGACCTG GAAGCTCCTGTCGTGGCCCGGGCCTCCCTCTTCCTCGAATGCGCCCGGTTTGTGCACCGCTGTAACCGTGGCAACTGGCCGGAGTGGATGAAGGGCCACCACGTAAACATTACCAAGAGAGGCCTCTCGCGGGGTCGATCACCTGTTGTGGGCAACAAAAGAAACCAGAAGCTCCAGTGGAACGCCGCCAAACATTTCTGCCAGTGGGGAGAT GCCATCGGCACGAGGCTCAGTGAACTGTGTCACTCTGACAGCGAGAGCCCTGCAAACATCCTGGGTTACATCTTTGATGAGGAGACCAAACGGAGGATGAGAAaagaagacgaggaagaggactATCTGGATGACA ACACAGTCAATCCTACAAAATGTGGCTGCCCCTTCGCTCTGAAGATGGCTGCCTGCCAGCTGTTGTTGGAAATCACCACTTTCCTGCGGGAGACCTTTCCCTGCCTACCACGCCCACGCACCGAACCACTGGTG GATCTTGAAAGCTGCCGCCTGCGGCTGGACCCGGATCTCGGCCGCCAGCGCTACGAGAGGAAGATCAGCTTTGCGGGAATCCTCGACGACGAGGACGGCCACGACTcgctcaacagcagcagccacacgCTGAAGTCCGACACCGTCTGCGACGAGAAGAAGCAGTCTGAAGTCCAAG CGCCGAGCCGGAAGATTCGCATCGGGGGCTCCCGGCTGCTCCAGATCAAAGGCGCTCGCAGCTTCCGCATAAAGAAAGGCGGCTCCCTGTCCTCCATACGCCGGGCCGGGAGCCTCAAGAGCACCAAGATACCGCGGCAGGACTCCGGGTCGGAGAACGACGAGGGGCTGCTGTCGCAAACGCACAGCAGGGATACCGTCACCGACATCG GCAGTCCCTTCAGCACCAGTGAACCCAGCATAGAGCCGGAGGGTCAGGGCTCTGGGGGAGCAGAGGACAACTACCACCGCAACATGTCCTGGCTCCAC ATTATGATCCTGCTGTGCAACCAGCAGAGCTTCATCTGCACCCACGTGGACTTCTGCCACCCTCGCTGTTACCAGCACCACAGCCGCTCCTGCGCCCGTCTGGTGCGCGCCATCAAGCTCGTGTACGGGGAGACAGTGGACAGCCTGAGAGAGGAGAGCGCCTCCTCCGGTTTTATTGGGGCGCGTGCCAAGAAGAGCAAAGAG TGTTCAGACAAGTCTTGCCTGAGGACCCCGTCTATGAAGAGGAGACCCACGGACTCCAACACGGAGGGGAAGAAGGACACCGGCATGCTCAAGTACATCCGCAACCAG GTGATGAGCCTGTCGCCGGCGCCGCTTTCGCTGCTGATCAAGGCGGCTCCCATCTTGACCGACGACATGTACGGAGACATCCAGCCAGCGGCCTGGGAGCTCCTGCTCAGTGTGGATGAACACATGGCGGCCGCGGCAG CTGCCATGTTCCTCCTGTGTGCTGTCAAGGTCCCCGACGCGGTGACCGAAATGATGATGGCAGAGTTCCAGCACCAGGAGGCCTGCCAGCGCATCAACTCCGTCCTGAAGTTTTACACACTGTGGCGTTTTCGCTACCAGGTGTGGCCTCGCATGGAAGAAGGAGCCCAGCAGATCTTTAAG aTCCCTCCCCCCAGCATCAACTTCACTCTGCCATCTCCTATACTCGGCATGCCTTGTGTTCCCATATTTGACCCTCCTTGGGTGCCCCAGAATACAGGCAGCGTCCGGGACCCGATCAATGAAGACCAGTCC AAATCCTTCTCGGCGCGGGCGGTGTCGCGCTCCCACCAGCGGGCCGAGCACATCCTGAAGAacctgcagcaggaggaggagaagcgccGCCTGGGGCGCGAGGCCAGCATCATCACGGCCATCCCCGTGGCCCAGGAGGCCTGCTACGAGCCCACGTGCAGCCCCCCGcccgagcaggaggaggaag CAGAAGAAGTGGTGAACCTGGCTTCGCGCCGTCTGTCCGTCAGCCCCTCCTGCGCCTCTAGCAACTCCCACAGGAACTATTCTTTCCGTCGGGGTTCCGTGTGGTCGGTCCGCTCGCTGGCCAGCGCCGAAG atGAAGAGAACACAACGGAACACACTCCTACACACCACATGTTACAGCCTCCCCAAGCcgttttcccagcatgcatctgtgCCGCAGTCCTACCAATCGTGCACCTGATGGAGGACGGGGAGGTCCGAGAGGATGGTGTGGCCG TGAGTGCTGTTGCCCAACAAATCCTGTGGAACTGCCTAATTGAAGATCCGGCCCTGGTTCTCCGCCACTTCCTGGAAAAGCTAACAGTGAGCAATCGACAG gATGAGCTGATGTTCATGTTAAGGAAGCTGCTGCTCAACATCGGAGATCTGCCGGCTCAGACCTCTCATATCCTCTTCAACTATCTG GTGGGACTGATCATGTATTTTGTGCGGACCCCGTGTGAGTGGGGAATGGACGCCATCTCTGCCACGTTGACCTTCCTGTGGGAGGTGGTCGGCTATGTGGAGGGGCTCTTCTTCAAAGACCTCAAGCAGACCATGAAGAAGGAGCAGTGTGAAGTCAAGCTGCTGGTCACTGCATCCATGCCAG GAACCAAGACGCTGGTGGTGCATGGGCAGAACGAATGTGATATCCCAACACAGCTTCCAGTCCATGAAGACACTCAGTTTGAAGCCCTACTCAAG GAGTGCCTGGAATTTTTCAACATTCCTGAGGCCAGATCGGCACACTACTTCCTCATGGACAAACGATGGAACCTCATCCATTATAGCAAG ACATACGTGAGAGACATCTACCCCTTCCGGAGATCAGTCTCTCCGCAGCTTAACCTGGTCCACATGCTGCCTGAGAAAGGACAGGAGCTGATCCAGAAACAG GTGTTTTCCCGTAAACTAGAGGAAGTTGGACgtgtcctcttcctcatctcccTCACTCAAAACATGCCGGCCGTGCACAAGCAGTCCCACGTCTCCCTGCTGCAGGAAGACCTCCTCCGCCTGCCGTCCTTCCCGCGGACCGCCATCGACGCTGAGTTCTCGCTGGCCACCGAGCCTCAAG GCAAGGAGCTGTTTGGGCTGGACACCCTCCACAAGGTGCTGTGGAtcaagctgctggaggagatgtTCCTGGGCATGCCCAGCGAGTACCCGTGGGGCGACGAGATGATGCTGTTCCTCAACGTCTTCAACggggcgctgctgctgcaccctGAGGACAGCGCCCTCCTCAGGCAGTACACCGCCACCGCCATCAACACCGCTGTGCACTTCAACCACCTCTTCTCCTTGAGCGGCTACCAGTGGATCCTGCCGACCATGCTGCAG GTCTACGCCGACTACGAGAGCAACCCTTTACTGAGGCGCGGCATCGAGTTCTGCTGCCGGCAGTTCTACATCCTCCACCGCAAACCCTTTGTCCTGCAGCTGTTTGCCAGCGTGGCTCCACTGCTGGAATTCACA ACCAGCACCAGTACCGGTCTTTCTAAAGGAGTGTCCGCTCAGTGTCTGTTTGACCTGCTGATCTCTCTGGAGGGGGAGACCAAGGACGCTCTGGACGCTCTGGAGCTTGTTAAGGCTGAGAAGCCTCTACGCTCTTTAG ATTTTTGCTATGGGAATGAGGACCTGGCCTTCTCTGTCAGTGACTCCATCAAGCTGTGTGTCACCGTGGCTGCCTACGCCCCAGAATCCTTTAGGAG TCTGCAGATGCTGATGGTGCTGGAGGCCTTGGTCCCGTGCCACCTCCAGAAGCTGAAGATCAACACGGTTACGATGGAGTCGGCCTCAGCTGCCAGGGATGAGATTGCAGCCATCGCTGCCTTGGCCACATCCCTGCAGGCCCTCCTCTACAGCTCGGAGTCCCTCACAAg GCCCATGACAGCCCCCCAGATGTCCCGCTCTGACCAGGGCCATAAAGGAGGCACTGCAGCTAACCACGCCATGTCGGGAGGGGTCAACACCCG GGACAACCTGCACCTGCTGGAGGAAGGCCAGGGGATGCCgagggaggagctggatgagCGCATCGCCAGGGAAGAGTTCCGGCGGCCCAGGGAATCGCTGTTGAACATTTGCACCGAGTTTTACAAACATTGCGGCCCGCGACTCAAAATCCTGCAGAACGTGGCCGGGGAGCCGCGGGTCACGGCACTGGAGCTGCTGGACATCAAGTCCCACATGAG GCTGGCGGAGATCGCCCACGCCCTGCTGAAATTGGCCCCCTACGACACCCTGACCATGGAGAGCCGCGGGCTGCGGCGCTACATCATGGAGATGCTGCCCATCACCGACTGGTCGTCCGAGGCCGTCCGACCcgccctcatcctcatcctcaagAGGCTGGACCGCATGTTCAACAAGATCCACAAGATGCCTACGCTCAG GAGACAGGTGGAGTGGGAGGCGGCCAGCAGCCTGATCGAGGGGATCTGCCTGACCCTGCAGCGACAGCCAATCATCTCCTTCCTCCCACACCTTCGCTCGCTGATCAACGTCTGCGTCAACCTG GTGATGGGTGTGGTCGGTCCCTCCAGCGTGGCCGACgggctccctctcctccacctgagcCCCTACCTCTCGCCCCCGCTGCCCTTCAGCACAGCAGTGGTGCGCCTGGTCGCCCTGCAGATCCAG GCATTGAAGGAGGACTTTCCTCTCAGCCATGTGATCTCGCCCTTCACCAATCAGGAGAGGCGGGAGGGGATGCTGCTCAACCTGCTCATTCCCTTTGTGCTCACTGTGGGCTCTGGAAGCAAAG ACAGCCCCCACCTGGAGCAGCCggagatcttcctgctcctgcaGACGGTCATCAACATCCTGCTGCCTCCCCGGATCatctccacctcccgcacaaagAACTTCATGCTGGACGCCTCCCCGGCTCACTGCTCCACCCCGGGCGACACGGGGAAGGATCTGCGCAGGGAGGGACTGGCGGAGTCCACCAGCCAGGCCGCGTATCTGG CTCTGAAGGTGGTGTTGGTCTGCTTCGAGCGCTCGCTGGGAAACCAGTGGTACCGGCTCAGCTTGCAGGTGAAAGAGATGGCGCTGAGGAAAGTGGGCGGCTTGGCCTTCTGGGACTTCATTGACTTCATCGTCCGAACCCGCATCCCTATCTTCGTGCTGCTGAGGCCCTTCATACAGTGCAAG CTGTTGACGCAGCCCGCCGACTCCCAGGAGGAGATCACGGCCCGTCATCACATCGCCGACCAGCTGGAGCGCCGATTCATCCCGCGGCCCCTCTGCAAGAGCTCCCTGTTTGCAGAGTTCAATAACGAGCTGAAGATACTCAAGGAGGCCGTGCACAGCGGCTCTG CTTACCAGGGAAAGACGTCCATCAGCACGGTGGGCACCTCCACGTCGGCGTATCGCCTCAGTTTGGCCACAATGTCGCGCTCCAACACCGGCACCGGCACCGTGTGGGAGCAGGAGAGCCAGCCATCGCGCCAACCCTCCCAAGACACACTCAGCCGCACGGACGAGGACGACGAAGAGA ATGACTCTATGAGCATCCCCAGCGTGGTGAGCGAGCACGAGGCCTTCCTGCCCCGGATGATGGCGCAGCGCCGGTTCTCCAGCCACGCCACCGGCTCCGTGGCCTCGCAGCCCGAGGTGCCGCGCGCCACCATGCTGCCCAGCCATAG TGAACCCAATGTGCTAGATGAGTCCCAGGGCCTTCTGCAGGAGGGTAACCTCTCTAG GGTTGCCAGTGTGCAGAGTGAACCGGGCCCGCAGAACCTTCTGCTCCAGCCTCCTTTAGGAAGAAAGAGAGGCCTCAGACAG CTACGTCGCCCCCTGCTGTCCATTCCAAAGAATGAACCCCGCGGCCGATCCGGAgcgaggatctccaccacgcgCAGGGGCATCCAGCCCAAGAACAAACCACTGG CGCACGCCGACCAAAAGCGATCCGTCACCTTCACGGAGAACCAAGGCCAGGGAACCGGCGGCACGACGGAgccagcagctgaggccaggaAGGCCAGTCCGGCCCTCTCCAAGTCCCCGACCCTGGAAGCGGCCTCCGTCTCCTCGGCGACGGTGACGGCCGACCTGCACGGCCCCGCTGAGACGCAG GTTGCTCCCGCCGTAAGCAGCAAGGAGAGGCGAGAGCAGTGGGGCCTCCGCAGCAGCCTCTCCCCCCCGCACTCCATCTCCCGCCCCTCCACCCCGACACACCCGTCCCGGACCTGCTCCCCGCTGCCCCTCTCCCGGACCTGCTCCCCTCTCGCCTTGTCCcgcacctcctctcctctgcccccGCCGCTGCCGGTGCTGGGCACGGCGCCGGCGCCCggccccccgcctcctccgcctctgccGCCGGCACCTCTCctgcctccgccgccgccgggggCCCCCCGCATCCGAGAGAGCCCCGGCGACGAGGACACGGCGGCGCTGCTGCCGCGCGGCGACACCCTGCTGCAGCTGAGCGAGGACGGCGGCACGGAGAACCCCCTCCTCAGGCCGCTGCTGTCCCACCCCTcgccccgccgccgccccctgCCCTTCTCCCCGGTCgacctggacctggacgagTCGCACGTCTGA